AAATGCAGGTTTAACATTGTGTATACTTGCCGGCCAAATATTAGTTTGGTCGTTATTTTGAATGTCGCTCATTCACTAAGTCCCCCCGATTAAATTTTCTTTAATATAAGCACTTAAATAATATATTTTAGAAAAATTATAATTATATTAAGTATATACTAAAAAGTTATTTTTGGCAGCACTTTTTGATTTATATTAATACAAAAATATAGGCTAACCGGAGGAGCTATAATAAAAATAGAGTTTTTTAAAAAATTATGTATTTTTCTGCTCTTTTTTGAGCACGTAAGATGTCCAATGAAGAGCCAGAGCAGGTGTTAGAAAAACGTAAAAAACAAATATTTTCATCCATCCGAGAAAATAAACTATAAGCAAATAAAGGTTTTCTCTGCTTATGTTATAAAGACCTGTACTAAAATTTGCTGCCCATTCTTTGTTAAACATATAGAACAGGCTTACGAAAATACAATATATAAGGCTTATTAAAAAACATTTATAAAAAACATTTCTTACAATAATAATTGTTTCCAGCATATCATCACCTCACAATTTATTATAAAAAAATCAATAATTAATAATCAATTATGACAAAAAATATATTATTTTTAATTGCCTGTTTTGTTTAGTTTTATCAATTTTTTCAGTACTAAAGACTGTGCCGGCAATATATTAAATGGCTGAATAATAAACAACAGCGGTTTTCAAAAGCGTTATTGTTTTCTCATTTTCAAGTTTTATATGAAAAGCCGATTGATCGGCCCAGAGAAGTATTCCTCTGAAATGATGTGCAGCTGTTGTAATAAATTCCAGTCTTGCTTCATGTTGTATGAATTTTTTGATTTCTGCTTCAGTCGGTCCTTTGAGTTCCATAACCTTCGCTCCTTTTATATAACTTATTTTAAGTTGCTTAATAATTTTCCTGCAAAAATTCTTGCTTCTTTATCCGTTTCAATTATATCGTTCAATTCGGGATTTTGTATATTATTGTGTTGTTCTAAAGTTTTATAAACAATGTTATAAATTTCTGTCAGTTTTATTTCTTTTCTCAAGAAGGCGTAAACAGCTTCTTCATTTGAAGCATTTAATACAGTCGGACAGGTTCCGCCTTTTATTCCTGCTTCGTAGGCAAGTTTGAGGCATGGGAATTTTTCCAGATCAGGTTTTTCAAATTCCAGTCTGCCTATTTGAGTAAAATCCATTGTTCCTGTTTTTGGTCCTTCAAAGGTTTCAGGATAAGTAAGCGCAAATTGGACGGGAATATGCATGCTCGGAAGACCCATCTGCGCAATTACGCTGCCGTCCGGAAATTCTACAGCGCTGTGTAAAATACTTTGAGGGTGTATAACGACTTCTATTTCAGAATAATCTACGCCAAAAAGCCAGTGAGCTTCAATTACTTCCAACCCTTTATTCATTAAAGTTGCGGAATCAACAGTTATTTTATCGCCCATAAACCAGTTTGGATGAGCCAAAGTTTCTTCTAAAGTTGCTTTTTTTATCTCTTCCAACGATTTATTCCTGAAAGGTCCGCCTGAGCCTGTAATTATGAGTTTTTTTGGGCGGCTGAAATTTCTTGATGCAAGACATTGAAAAATAGCCGAATGCTCGCTATCTACAGGCAAGATTTTTACATTTTTCTCTTTTGCCTTTGTCATCACGATACTTCCGGCAGCGACTAAAGTTTCTTTGTTGGCAAGGGCAATATTAATTCCGTTATCAATAGCCGCAAGCACTGGGAAAAGCCCGTTTATTCCCGTAACTGCACTCAAAACAACATCGTTTCGGGTATTTTTTGCTATTTCAACTAATCCGTCATTTCCCCACAAAATTTCTTTATTTTTAATATCTTT
The bacterium genome window above contains:
- a CDS encoding 1-deoxy-D-xylulose-5-phosphate reductoisomerase; amino-acid sequence: MKKKISILGSTGSIGKQALEVVDCLHDKFEIVGLAAGSNLEEFKKQILKYNPEFVSVKTGELAQELKKDIKNKEILWGNDGLVEIAKNTRNDVVLSAVTGINGLFPVLAAIDNGINIALANKETLVAAGSIVMTKAKEKNVKILPVDSEHSAIFQCLASRNFSRPKKLIITGSGGPFRNKSLEEIKKATLEETLAHPNWFMGDKITVDSATLMNKGLEVIEAHWLFGVDYSEIEVVIHPQSILHSAVEFPDGSVIAQMGLPSMHIPVQFALTYPETFEGPKTGTMDFTQIGRLEFEKPDLEKFPCLKLAYEAGIKGGTCPTVLNASNEEAVYAFLRKEIKLTEIYNIVYKTLEQHNNIQNPELNDIIETDKEARIFAGKLLSNLK